The Borrelia sp. RT5S genome contains the following window.
TTGTTTCAATGGTGAATTCAATCTTGGAAAGGAAAGGATTTAAAAGGGTAACAAAAAGGACCATACAAAACGATATTAAAAGTTTTGAAAGACTAGGTCTCCTGAAAACAAATTTTAATCCACTTGGGAAAAATAATGGAAGTTTTACTCATTACATAATCAATGAGACCCTTGAAAAGGTAGCCAGCAAGGTAATAAGCAAAGCTTACTTCAGCGAAAGGAAAAGCAGGAAAGATCTAGAAATAAGCAAGGCTGTAAAAAAAGAACAACTAAGAGAAAAGACACAAAAATTCAAAAATTCACATCAGAGTTTTTCACATCTTTTAAGTAATAAACAAGTTAAAAACAATATAAATAAGAATTCTGGGATAAAGACTATGAAAGACAAAGGAAAAGCACTAGAAAAGTCTATCTTATACAAATTTAAAGATTTTATGAGAGAAGATCTGGTTGAATTAAGGGAAATTGTGCAAACGGACGTAAGCTACAAGAACACATTATGGAATCTAAAAGATTATATGGAAGAGCTAATAGAATATAAAGAAAGGGATGCATTAACTTTCTTTAAGAATAAACTTAAAGAGAAAAAAAATAAAGTGTGGTTTATGTCGAAGAAGCATACAAAGACAGATTTTAACCTGATAATAGGAGAGTTTAAAGACAGAAATAAGACAAAGAAACAGGAGATGTATTCTACTTGTATTAAAAGAGTTACCCCGATAATGAACTATATAGACAGTCCAAATGATATTAAAAGAGTAGCTGAATTAATACCAAGTATGAACATTAGGAGTCTTTAATTAGAAGAAGAGCATGAAAATGGAAAAAGCGATATATGAGCTTAAGGCAAAATTAAGAGCACGAAAGGCAGAAATAGAGGATAAAAATAATAAATTTTTTAAAAAAATAGAAGAGAAAAATAGCAGAACAATGTATCACACAAAAATTTACAGTGTGATAAGTAACTTTGAGGCAAAACCAAACAAAGGTAAATTTTGGATTTGTTTCAGAAATGTTTTTAACCCCGATCAGTATGAAAGTTTACATATATTTAAGGTAAGAGATGGAGACAAGTTTAAGGGAATTTATTACGGGTTTACAAGGTTTCCAAAACCATTTATTATAAATTACGAGGAAAATGAAGAGAAGAAAACTGTTAGAATAGCCAAGGGATTTTATATCGAATTTAGGTTTAAAAAGGGAAGTGTTTTTTGTTATTTAAGAAGTCTATATACATTTTTAAAAGTAGAAAATAAGCAAAAAATTTTCTACGATTCCTTGTTGAGTAGAATATTAGAGTTGGAAAAAGAAGTTTATCAGTTCTATGGAAAAGAATATGATAAGGACAAGGGAATATTGCAATGGATAGAAAGAAACCAAAAATAATAACTATAGCGTCAATTAAGGGTGGTGTTGGAAAAAGTACGACGGCTTTATTTTTTAGTAATATCCTTTCAAGTAAAGGTTATAAAGTCTTATTAATTGATTTAGATCCACAGGCGAGTAGTACGAGTTTTTATATTAATTTTATAAGAAGTAAAAATATAGATATCAGAAAGTGTAACATATACAGGGTATTAAAAAAAGAAATGGACATTAAAAATGTGGTTATAAGTATAAGTGATAATATTGATTTCATAGCAAGTCATTTGACTTTAAGTCAGTTTAACGAGGAAAGTATATCTTTGAAGGAAAATCTACTTAAAATATTTTTAAGCTATGTGCAGGCTAGCTATGATTTTATTATTATGGATACAGCGCCTACCTTAGGAAGTTTGCTCAATAATAGCTTAATAATTACAGATTATCTAATTATACCCTTACCAACTGACCAGTGGGCGATTGAAAGTTTGGATTTAATGACTAACAGGTTAAGGGATATATTTAGAAGTGAATTACCTACGTTTTATTTAATAACTAATTTGGTAGAACGACAAAACATAGACAAAGAATTAAGGGAGTTTATTGAAAATGAATATAAGGAAAGGTTTTTGGGAAGTGTACCTAAGAGAGATAATTTAAGAAAGACTATCTTTTATAGGGATGACTTTAATCCAAATGAGGATTATTATAAAGCTTATGAAGAAATATTGGGAAAATTTTTAAGCAAGATGGACAAGTAGTCCCAAATGGAACTACTTGTCCCAAACGGAACTACTTCAAAAGAGGAATGCAATGAATAAGAGCAAAAAGATAGAGATAGTTAGAAGGGTTGATTTAGAAGCTTGCGAAGTAGAGAAAAAAAATGAAACACGAGAGGCAAGATACATAACATTAAAAGAAAAACTTAAAGTCTTAATCAAGGAAGAGTCTTACAATAAAATAGAAACAGCTAGAATATTGAAGGAAATTAATGAAAGTAAGTATTATGCCCTTGACGGGTATAAAAGTTTTGCGGGTTTTATAAGGGACTATAGGATAGCTAAAACTTCTGTATATAGGTATATTAAGCTGGTGGTAGGAATTGATAGTGGTAAGATTGACTATGATTTAATCTTAAGCAGAGGAGTTGATTATGCGATTAAGGTACTGGATGATGGCAACAAGGGTAGTAAGAATGACAGCAATTCTTTAAGGTCTTTAAGGCTTCAATTCGATGACGAAGAGTGTTTTCATGTCTATAAGTCTGACACAAAATTTGTTGGGTTTTTGCTTAAGGAAATTTATAAAGAAGAGAAAGAATTTTTTTATAAAATGAAAAATAAGTACAATGAATTAAAACAGGTTAAATAGAGCTGTGTTTTAGATAATCGCGTTTCGTTTTATAAAAAATTTGGAGTGGTTGCAGATACCCTTATGGATAGTTACAATTTAATAGAAGAATTAATAGAAGAAAAACGAATAAAAGGCTTTACAAAAAAATAAAATAGTTTATAATTATTGTATAGACTGAGATTTAAGGTCTCACTCTTATTGTTTGATTAGAATAATATGTAGGCTGCCTAGGGTGGCCTTTGTCATTTTATCCAATTTATCGGTTTGAGAGTTTTTCTTCAAGAACGTCCTTGTAAAGTCTTTAGTGTAAGCCTACTGATTCGAGTGACCTTTATTTATTAAATCCGTTTTCTCAAAATGAATCCTGAACAGAGAAGAAGGCATGCATTGTAGCACGCATTCTTCTCTGTTCTAGTTCGTTAATAATGTAACAGGAAAATTAAAAGTAAGTAGAAATCAAGGCCTACTTACTTTTAGTCCTTATGTTTTGAGAGTATTTTTTTTCAGTCTCGTTAATCATAGACAGAAAATCTATAATTTTAGACTTTTTGATCTGAACTTCTTCTAATCCAATTTGGATTTTTGCATATTCCTTATTGTAAACATGTTCTTCCTCTCCTAATATCTTCTCTAAGGCAAGTTTACTAAGACTAAAAGAGGAATAATTAATCCAGCTCCCAGCAAAAATATTACTGCTATGCTCATGCCTTGTCTTACCTTCAATCTTAGTCCCATCCGGCAACTTCAGAGGCGACTGTTTCACCACGCTATGATTTCTGAAATTAGTGTGCAGAAAAATTTTTGTTATCTTGTTTTTGTAGTCAAAAACACCCTTCAGATCACAGTTTTTGTTTAAATTCTGATATACTCTCAGCTTGCTATTAAATTCATCATGTTCTGACTTTAAGGAAGAACACGATGCAACTAATAGCACCAAAAATATTTTAGATACACTCACTATCTTTGGGTCTTTTAAAAAACACACATTCTCTCTCCTTTTATATGCTGTATTTAGAATATAGTATATTGTTTATAAAATTTTGTAAATGGGTTATTAGATAATATTGTGATGACCTGAAAAACAGAATAGTACTTTTTGAAATTTTTGTTGTTAAAACATATTATCACATCGGAGGTTGGCATTATGCAGAAAGGTGATTCTTTAGGGGATTTAATATTAAATTTCCAACAGAAGAACCAATGGTTACTTTATGATGTCACTAATAATCTTGCTAACAAGAGGAATATTAGGTTAATGCTCGATTTAGGAGGGTTTTAGACAAAAGTGGGCATAGCTGTAGATAATAAATATATTGAACTTGATAAGGGTTTATTTTCCTTGCGCTGGCATACCTTTTAGGGATGCCAGCAGGTTTTTATTTCTTTTGTAAATCTTTCATTACCGGAAAGGATAGGAAGAACTATATATCATATCTTTATGAAAGGGTGACTTTGAAGCTTATCCGAATTAAGGGTGGTTAGAGATTTGTTTTAGGGGCCCCAAGAAAAGAGAAGGTGTTTTTTCCTTTTTGCCAGAAATGAATTAAATGGCAAATTTATCTCTTGTAGTTTTTTAAAGACAGGAACTAATTATGGACTTTCTATTAATTTTTCAGACGGTATTTTAGTTATTTTTTGTAAAGATAAGCTTCTGTAGGGGATTTAAAATCTAGAGCTGAGGAAGTAAAATTACCTAGGAAGGCTGCTGTAGATATAGGAGGGCAGAAGTTAAGGTCAAGGATCGCAAAAAGGGGGGGATGCAACGAAAGTTGTGGATGTACGAAGACGATTTGCGAGTAAGACTTAAGCTTTGAAATGCAACAAGCATACCTATGAAATTGTGCATTCATCCTGTTACAAGCTTGATACGCCGTGCGGCAACACTCACACAATCAATCCTTATCAAGCCTTACGCACCGCGTTTCTGCTTGTATGTTTAAATATTTGTACCCAACAAAGCACTTTATGCGTAAAGTTCATTGCTTATCAAGACAACTGCACGCAAGTAATGATAAAAAGCATTCAAACACCTCATTAATTTATAAAATACAGGGTACCCCGCAGATTGAAATCCACAGATCCATTATTACAACCGTTAGTAAAATATAGGGAGAAGCAGAGGGGTTCGCTAAGCTTAATATAGTATTTTGTTGCATAAAACCGATGCCCTCCGCACGAGAAATAAATTTCTGAAGAACAAGGTAGAAATCTTAGTAAACAAATACTTCACTAATCGGTGGGTAATCTAAAGCTAGGTGTTAGTGCTTATATATTCTCCAATAGTTGTTCTAGTTGGAGTACCTTTGGATTTGTTAATAAGGGAAGCTTTCCTTACACTTAATAGCCGCGACAGGATTAGGAAAGAGAATGAGTGAAGTATTAAGGAGCTTGAATCTTTATTAAAAGGGCAGGCAAATCTTAAATCTAGAAACACTTGTTTTATGTTTCCAAGTTTAAAGGTTTAAACGAGTTAATGTAGTTTATCTTATTAGTAATATTTAATGTAGGGACAAACGTAAGTGAAATCTTGCGATTCATTGGGGTGTCTCTAAAGTGCAGCCCAATTGTTTAATCATGATAAGTGAATATATTTTGCTTAAGGGTTTTGTAGCAATGCCTGGGTCAAATAGGCGTTTAAGTGCTTTATTGAGTTTACAAATAATAATATAAAAACCAGTCTTTTTATATTCAAGAAATCTGATAGAATTAACTGCCATTTTAGTATCACAAGGAGTGTGTTTTCTAATCTCTTCGCTGGAAATAAGATTAGAAATAATTAACTTATTATCCTTTTGTTTAACCATAATCTTTTGCTGCGGGTTGGCTAGGGGAATGCCAGTGGACATCATTAAACTTATAAATTAATCTGGTATTGGTTAAATTAAGTAAATAAGTAAATGAAGAAAGAGTGAAATGAACTCTTCGGGTTTAATAATTGTAGGAGAGCTTACAGGCTTTTCCTTTTTACTGCCTAAAGGGGAGAATAGATTAAATACTTGCTTAAAAAAACAGCTCTCTTTTTCTTTTCAAGTGGTATGTCACATCTAGATTTACTGGGACGATGTCTTTTGGGCTTACCGGTACAACACACCACTTATCCCTGCTAGGGAAGTCAATATGTCAGTTCCCTTTAAGAAAAGCAGATAAAAATATGTCAAATATGCCTTAAAGCTGCTCTTTTTCACTCACAAGAAATGTAAATTACATGGGCGAGATTATACGCTAATTAAAAAAAGCAAAGACAGGAAAGAGACACATTCATAAAGCACAGCATGTGCTCTTAATGGGTTTGTTTTATTCGGTGCAGTTATAAGTGCAATAATGCATGATTTAGGGCTGCCATTACAAGAATTGTGTTAACTATTCCATTAATAGATAACTCTAAAAAGGAATATACGGACTTTTGTACCCAATTGAATATCATCTACAGGATGATTGATTCTATTTTTGATATTTTCTTATTTTAAATCCTCTTTTCCTTTAAAAGGAAATATATATTTTCAATATTAAAGATTAGTTCTTTGACAATATAATAAAATCCTTCATAAGTCCGTATTAATAACTTCATTGGTATATTGACTTTCTTTACGCCCTACCTTATCACTAAATACTATTGGGTTATAAATAAAAAGATTATGTAAAAAGATTATGTTCCTTTTTAAAGACGCTGTAGGTTGGTTTTAAGTTTCGCTAATGAGTAATAAAATAATTGAGTTAGCTTTTCAAAAAAGCTGAGCTAAAATTGAAGCAATAAACATCGGAGGTTTTATGACGTCAATAATTGTATGTTCTTGTTTGACTGTGTGTGTAGCATACCTTTTTAATGGGATAAAAGGCCTTGTTTTTAATCTTCATATATCTATGGGAGGTTTTTTTCAGTTCTTGCATTTACTTTTTGAAATTTGCACCTTAATTTTATATCTGTTGGTGAATAACAGGTTTTACAAGCTCACCATTATGGGCATGTTTGTTAGTCTCTGTGTGGTTATCTTTTTTTAGTAAAAGGGCGACCATAAAGAGATTTTAAGTAAAATTTAGAGTTGGTGGGTGATAGTGCCTTTGTGCTTTGAGGCTTCATGGGGATGTTTGGGGCATGTTGAGGATGTCCTTTGACGTGCAGGTCGAGATCCCTAGTTGTTTGAGCTCTTGTATTGTTACTTTAGGGGAGGGAGATGTGCCTCTCACTGCGTCAACAACCAAGTGTGACCGTAGACCTAGACTGTGGGCGTCGATTATTGTTGCCTTAACACAGAGGTCTAGCGCCAGGCCTGCTACAAAGACCGTGTCGATGGAGTTAGATCTAAGGTACGTAAGAAGACCTGTTTGAATACTTTTTGTATGGTCATCGTAAAATCCACTGTGGCTATCAGAGTATTCATTTTGGCCTTTAAAAAAGACGGCTTTTATTTTTTCGGTATTTAAATCGTTCGGGAAATTTGATCCCCACGTGTTTCGAACACAGTGCTCAGGCCAGCCTTTGTTATTCTTTTTTGATAAGAAGCTTATATGGTTTTTGCAATGCCAGTCTTTAGTGGCGACAACATGAACAAAA
Protein-coding sequences here:
- a CDS encoding plasmid maintenance protein, yielding MRQEKISRDPFNKVVDRRLKVFWVIQRLRCNYFQNNRRYSLGNVVSMVNSILERKGFKRVTKRTIQNDIKSFERLGLLKTNFNPLGKNNGSFTHYIINETLEKVASKVISKAYFSERKSRKDLEISKAVKKEQLREKTQKFKNSHQSFSHLLSNKQVKNNINKNSGIKTMKDKGKALEKSILYKFKDFMREDLVELREIVQTDVSYKNTLWNLKDYMEELIEYKERDALTFFKNKLKEKKNKVWFMSKKHTKTDFNLIIGEFKDRNKTKKQEMYSTCIKRVTPIMNYIDSPNDIKRVAELIPSMNIRSL
- a CDS encoding DUF226 domain-containing protein, which gives rise to MEKAIYELKAKLRARKAEIEDKNNKFFKKIEEKNSRTMYHTKIYSVISNFEAKPNKGKFWICFRNVFNPDQYESLHIFKVRDGDKFKGIYYGFTRFPKPFIINYEENEEKKTVRIAKGFYIEFRFKKGSVFCYLRSLYTFLKVENKQKIFYDSLLSRILELEKEVYQFYGKEYDKDKGILQWIERNQK
- a CDS encoding ParA family protein, producing MDRKKPKIITIASIKGGVGKSTTALFFSNILSSKGYKVLLIDLDPQASSTSFYINFIRSKNIDIRKCNIYRVLKKEMDIKNVVISISDNIDFIASHLTLSQFNEESISLKENLLKIFLSYVQASYDFIIMDTAPTLGSLLNNSLIITDYLIIPLPTDQWAIESLDLMTNRLRDIFRSELPTFYLITNLVERQNIDKELREFIENEYKERFLGSVPKRDNLRKTIFYRDDFNPNEDYYKAYEEILGKFLSKMDK
- a CDS encoding chromosome replication/partitioning protein, yielding MNKSKKIEIVRRVDLEACEVEKKNETREARYITLKEKLKVLIKEESYNKIETARILKEINESKYYALDGYKSFAGFIRDYRIAKTSVYRYIKLVVGIDSGKIDYDLILSRGVDYAIKVLDDGNKGSKNDSNSLRSLRLQFDDEECFHVYKSDTKFVGFLLKEIYKEEKEFFYKMKNKYNELKQVK
- a CDS encoding oligopeptide permease-like protein, with product MCFLKDPKIVSVSKIFLVLLVASCSSLKSEHDEFNSKLRVYQNLNKNCDLKGVFDYKNKITKIFLHTNFRNHSVVKQSPLKLPDGTKIEGKTRHEHSSNIFAGSWINYSSFSLSKLALEKILGEEEHVYNKEYAKIQIGLEEVQIKKSKIIDFLSMINETEKKYSQNIRTKSK
- a CDS encoding isochorismatase family protein, whose protein sequence is MNKPQFNFVLKNSALILVDIQNDFLESGTLPVPQSNEIIPLLNQLQSCFVHVVATKDWHCKNHISFLSKKNNKGWPEHCVRNTWGSNFPNDLNTEKIKAVFFKGQNEYSDSHSGFYDDHTKSIQTGLLTYLRSNSIDTVFVAGLALDLCVKATIIDAHSLGLRSHLVVDAVRGTSPSPKVTIQELKQLGISTCTSKDILNMPQTSP